In a genomic window of Helianthus annuus cultivar XRQ/B chromosome 10, HanXRQr2.0-SUNRISE, whole genome shotgun sequence:
- the LOC110885635 gene encoding uncharacterized protein At4g06744 has protein sequence MHRCPNPFTTFKTPWSLSLSNPMGGINTFFLFIFLTLFLVGNGEQDAQIKALQTTVGSSLATADGFQSVLIRRAYKTIQAFKKKITYDPKNITKTWRGKNICRDYKGFLCDVRPDVNQTAIAGVKFNNYNFNGPNLTLTELITGLPDIVFFHANSNNFTGSIPTNLNKLKYFFELDLSNNNFSGRFPTEVLRANKLLFLDLRFNTFVGTVPSQVFGLKVDLLFINNNNFIQRLPANLGNTTALYLTLANNKFIGGIPPSIGQASNTLLEVLFLNNRLNGCLPYEIGFLKKATVFDVGFNRLHGPIPRSFQCLRKMELLNLAHNRFSGVVPEAVCSLPNLSNFTLSYNFFTQVGPQCRKLIKKGILNVDRNCISGLPYQRRRAVCSRFFATSQSCPNARSLTLVPCRQGLSDGELASSDIESTAPSPAPAQAPRRGSYGALSPH, from the coding sequence ATGCATAGATGCCCCAATCCCTTCACTACTTTTAAAACTCCTTGGTCCTTATCTTTGTCGAATCCAATGGGTGGCATCAATACATTCTTCCTTTTCATCTTCCTCACTCTTTTCCTTGTCGGAAATGGGGAGCAAGATGCCCAAATTAAAGCACTCCAAACAACCGTCGGTAGTAGTCTTGCTACTGCAGATGGTTTCCAAAGCGTACTAATAAGACGAGCCTACAAAACAATTCAAGCCTTCAAAAAGAAAATTACATACGATCCCAAAAATATTACAAAAACATGGAGGGGCAAAAACATTTGCCGCGATTACAAAGGGTTCTTGTGCGATGTCCGCCCCGATGTCAATCAAACCGCAATCGCGGGTGTCAAGTTTAACAACTATAACTTTAACGGCCCAAATTTAACCCTCACCGAACTCATCACCGGCTTGCCGGACATCGTTTTCTTCCATGCAAACTCCAACAACTTCACCGGCTCCATACCCACCAATCTCAACAAACTAAAATACTTCTTCGAGCTCGATCTCAGTAACAACAATTTCTCGGGTAGATTCCCCACTGAAGTCCTCCGAGCCAACAAGTTACTCTTCCTCGACCTCAGGTTCAACACGTTCGTCGGCACAGTTCCTTCACAAGTCTTCGGTCTCAAGGTCGATTTGCTCTTCATCAACAATAATAACTTTATCCAAAGACTTCCTGCAAACCTTGGCAATACGACCGCTCTTTACTTAACCCTAGCTAATAACAAGTTTATTGGTGGAATTCCTCCGAGCATTGGTCAAGCTTCCAATACTCTACTCGAGGTTCTTTTCTTAAACAACAGGTTAAATGGTTGTTTGCCGTACGAGATCGGGTTTTTGAAGAAGGCCACTGTGTTCGACGTAGGATTCAATAGGTTGCATGGCCCAATCCCACGTTCGTTTCAGTGTTTAAGGAAAATGGAGCTTCTAAACTTGGCCCACAATAGGTTCTCCGGTGTGGTGCCTGAGGCGGTGTGCAGCCTCCCGAATCTGTCGAATTTCACGCTTTCGTATAATTTTTTCACTCAGGTTGGTCCACAGTGTCGGAAGCTGATCAAGAAGGGGATTCTAAACGTGGACAGGAACTGCATTTCGGGTCTTCCGTACCAAAGAAGGCGGGCCGTGTGTTCGAGGTTCTTCGCGACAAGTCAGTCTTGTCCTAATGCAAGATCTCTCACTTTGGTACCATGCAGACAAGGGCTTTCTGATGGTGAGTTAGCTTCCTCGGATATTGAATCTACTGCACCATCGCCGGCGCCGGCTCAGGCTCCACGAAGGGGAAGTTACGGAGCTCTTTCGCCGCATTAA